A genomic window from Cydia amplana chromosome 3, ilCydAmpl1.1, whole genome shotgun sequence includes:
- the LOC134662747 gene encoding mucin-2-like isoform X1: MRAGVWCVALALLAVGGALRPTQAEGTTRVGRRLSIHTSTESSALEQEHASTRRGSRRREETSPRQAVRRTRTRAPQTEEVTEPQTKRNTTNERFDSRKAYSRTRNRPEPEEDTPKANVIRSRSRFNRPAPTQPTPTTKAPEVTSPNIDESKIEVINSTLEEITKMVFNEYEPVTQSNRRISTRISAVTQRRRGRVNARSNEQSDLTSSGTTNSISIAEKGPTTDKMLDLRGPRKLRYKQRVSETDTNLTGLGITASNEVQQSSQKETPSHEPKLSAPVENVQQSTETNPLKTTTLKVMRIVRRPVQRGKGSFKPTASESLPKKRSDEVSEDDNYPEPFKALLQAKNTSTQFTSPNDESLTLKASQKVYNSFTPSQQSTLSSLKNKYSRLRPKPNVEKELKNDTKPDDKSAESTVAPKTLSTKEPSYKFRSQQTTRSRKFSHLTSSTVSNTEQSGDKPAYKYNRKFKISTTEAPKTEPKIISKRVETNNLLKKASHRPTFYSRRNSSKSEASTTTPSNEESLNIGSALESIAKHKASLPRTSYYSRQRNSKKVLTPSIPSTEEPFKDNKSVIETSDRKNADNVDMPLIYTLLKPTDVSQNENNLDISHNENNGENPHKMFVIAVTSKESPESSTENEMTSNTVEETEARPVVGLSTPKYHATYTVPQPTAKADEHDVLSAVPPIRNIPTRKFGRGRVGSRSQNDVVSEEPVTRDRGAGKYTDSYTKTTEASTNGINPDTEKSRHRFSSKYRALHDKPIYRATVPTVTPSTIEGEEYQLGPDMNAITFTQTRSPAELLKLSESLVKPHVMNVEASQHSQSVTVSIFDALAEILTSTPRNRLSSTTEVQKQNIKTDSIQSLDVVSSNINVNSGVLPSQDTLNVFVNTNVQNTDKTLNVNNPSVAAGAASALTPQSLPTPIPTTPVSVRKPFAIKVLYSEPTDKLTTALEPTSNQPSTDNPSTVYNTVSDLLLSNNNVVSSELTSMLSSNINNILRNMDDRVKSRVSADMNRILKNLIPRAIDGLDDNVDSTPNTTPYSVEEIKDTENVNFDVNLNINGNPASLDLLQTAGTTSNVNITNGVANTVNGVEQPDFTQDGNNQGFSQLASILPESNEGRTTTANQNRLITVPTTTVTVTPDTVSANLASSFVPENDDSIVIEREVNNNTASNSPNVPVPFLTNFQIEDFTTQDSGNFNNTSVLQSEPIPFAATPSQNDDNPNIQDINDVTPLQLWILSKKARVLKMIEDLIRDHNNELANATALTDMFRQSDNSPISERLTEIMSTMNTTTISTDSDDSSLSTTPSLPLPLSTLPSNESFEAGLTTSTMSSEVAISNESFTTVSARLDDISTSTSSTSSNAETATAMSTTEATVELSNRSLIESKTATTIQETTTQSIETVTPSDVATTTQVNQETTIQNDIETTTEISTSALNLKDSSRGVTTVASKPAEQSTASHVLSLRTTTMLPSVDEILLNSLSSAAKEEMVISSMTSSTRQPTILTLDIDPETKQIRTEKPGEIKFISIDEVTTTSSPTSNVLKLASSKSPTTTVTSQMQTVTESSTQTPQIPTQVQNDDQTTTIQVAARTITNVVSESTTVQSVLTTSTTEASTTPLASTEPVTTTTMAPVTTTTETTTTTAKAIETTTEVRTTLRTTTAPPTTSAPTTAAETIIPSTATPAPTERVTKEDIKRYQEDAALLEAILSGSERLPKKLNFNNLDQNTGTSSVNTQTKLASGTKQSDTDKLLQELLLVAGKNPNTLTVPNIGGIINSVQTTTARSIEDDIRQFEEDTKLLKALLAATGQDPAKFNIPTLDIKTTTLVPTTETTTTSKPTETTTPSIDGDITRFQEDAKLLQALLQATGQNNGNFKIPDITGITSHVRIASNPRTTSLGSNPTTPINVRPIYTTLRTTTLPPTTVTVPTTFQLRATDSTTARISTTFPPFRRRPTATVSTDPTTVATARRVPIPGFTVTTELPTSSTFSVQEDLAFLNNLKSVLNTNTDSTDPEAALANRIIALAVDRSLNEIKTGQGTERTGKNLVPTTAPTTTTTTTTTTTTTTTTTPRPTTAAPSTPSIEDDLRQFQEDTKLLQALLKATGQDPSKLNLPTIPNINANVSPKIPPGVHRELNLLSNLLASPSPLNEPFDSLTQKPKEQMKTTITTTPKPFGAKIAVKDDVKNVQDDGKLLQTLIKLQGVQETTTQKSKIAITGQSTDEALKKLIQQTKSPGMVQDATKMPIAISTEYGKSNDALLAALLKEQGFGPTTASSLDEQIRLAALLNQVVVTPKARRTTTPLPPPPPPAPRRPILDGLAWLWQQWRETGPGTGAKRPNRRPDPSPTAAVSASQATSNRVNWFGSGPFVGNADDKPNNRIPLDPPRAVTSEQTPGRGQLVSAAINVTRAFSQFLGAAIQGAAQTVQSVIRAGQRAATDVYSNGSGASG, translated from the exons gCGGAGGGAACGACGCGTGTAGGCAGAAGACTGTCAATACACACGTCCACAGAAAGCAGCGCTCTTGAACAAGAGCATGCTTCTACAAGAAGAGGGTCGAGGAGAAGAGAAGAAACATCGCCGCGGCAAGCTGTGCGAAGAACAAGGACACGTGCTCCTCAAACTGAAGAGGTCACTGAACCACAAACTAAACGGAATACCACCAACGAACGCTTCGACTCGAGAAAAGCTTACAGTAGGACCCGAAACAGGCCCGAACCAGAAGAAGATACTCCTAAAGCCAACGTTATTAGAAGCAGATCGCGATTCAATAGACCAGCTCCAACCCAACCCACCCCTACTACAAAAGCACCAGAGGTGACTTCTCCCAATATAGATGAAAGCAAAATAGAAGTCATAAATTCAACTCTAGAAGAAATAACCAAAATGGTTTTTAATGAATATGAACCTGTAACACAATCTAATCGCAGAATTTCAACTCGAATCAGTGCAGTTACTCAACGAAGACGTGGCCGAGTCAATGCCAGAAGCAACGAGCAATCAGACCTTACTAGTTCCGGAACGACAAACTCAATTTCGATTGCTGAAAAAGGACCCACTACTGACAAAATGTTAGATCTAAGAGGTCCCCGAAAGCTAAGGTATAAACAGCGAGTATCAGAAACTGATACCAATTTAACGGGTCTTGGTATTACGGCTTCGAATGAGGTTCAACAGTCTAGTCAAAAGGAGACCCCTAGTCACGAGCCCAAGCTATCTGCCCCGGTAGAAAATGTTCAACAAAGCACTGAGACGAACCCTTTGAAAACAACGACTTTGAAGGTCATGAGGATAGTCAGGCGGCCTGTCCAGAGAGGAAAGGGAAGCTTCAAGCCGACCGCATCCGAGTCTCTACCTAAAAAACGTTCAGATGAAGTAAGCGAAGACGACAACTATCCTGAACCATTCAAAGCGCTGTTGCAAGCTAAAAATACTTCA ACACAGTTTACCTCTCCGAATGACGAGAGTCTGACCTTGAAAGCATCACAGAAAGTTTACAACTCCTTTACACCATCACAACAGTCAACACTAagttctcttaaaaataaatactcacGG TTACGACCTAAACCCAATGTAGAAAAAGAATTGAAAAATGACACCAAACCTGATGATAAATCTGCGGAAAGCACTGTAGCTCCAAAAACGCTTTCAACCAAAGAACCCAGTTATAAGTTTCGGTCTCAACAAACCACAAGAAGCAGAAAATTTAGTCACCTTACTTCTTCCACCGTCTCAAACACAGAACAGAGCGGTGATAAACCCGCTTACAAATATAatcgaaaatttaaaataagcaCTACCGAGGCTCCCAAAACCGAACCCAAAATAATTTCCAAACGTGTTGAAACTAACAATCTTTTAAAAAAGGCGTCGCATAGACCTACATTTTATTCAAGACGAAATTCAAGCAAAAGTGAGGCCAGTACCACAACCCCAAGTAACGAAGAAAGCCTTAATATAGGAAGTGCTTTAGAAAGTATTGCAAAACACAAAGCATCGTTGCCAAGGACGTCTTATTATAGTCGACAGAGAAATAGTAAAAAAGTCTTAACCCCATCTATCCCATCGACGGAAGAACCTTTTAAGGATAATAAGAGTGTCATAGAAACTTCTGATAGAAAAAACGCTGATAATGTAGACATGCCCTTGatatatacattattaaaaccCACCGACGTTTCACAAAATGAAAACAATCTAGATATTTCACACAATGAAAACAATGGCGAAAACCCACATAAAATGTTTGTTATTGCAGTAACAAGTAAAGAGTCTCCAGAATCTAGTACAGAAAATGAAATGACATCTAATACTGTTGAGGAGACTGAAGCTAGACCTGTAGTGGGCTTATCGACTCCAAAGTATCATGCTACGTATACAGTTCCTCAACCTACTGCTAAAGCAGACGAACATGACGTTTTGAGTGCTGTGCCTCCCATTAGAAACATCCCGACTCGAAAATTTGGACGAGGGAGAGTCGGCTCAAGAAGTCAAAATGATGTAGTCTCAGAAGAACCAGTAACGAGGGACAGAGGGGCTGGGAAGTATACAGATTCTTATACAAAAACCACTGAGGCTTCTACCAATGGG ATAAATCCAGACACTGAAAAGTCTAGACATAGATTCAGCTCTAAATATAGAGCATTGCATGACAAaccaatttatagagcaacagTGCCCACGGTTACACCGTCAACT ATAGAGGGAGAAGAATATCAATTAGGGCCAGATATGAATGCTATCACGTTTACTCAAACACGAAGTCCAGCTGAACTATTGAAACTGTCAGAAAGTTTGGTGAAACCACACGTCATGAATGTTGAAGCTTCACAACACTCCCAGTCAGTTACTGTATCAATATTCGATGCTTTAGCTGAAATCCTTACGTCCACACCCAGAAACCGACTATCATCTACAACAGaagtacaaaaacaaaacattaaaacCGATTCTATACAATCACTCGACGTCGTGAGTAGCAACATTAATGTAAATAGTGGAGTTTTGCCAAGTCAAGACACATTGAATGTTTTTGTAAACACTAATGTACAAAACACTGACAAGACACTAAATGTGAATAACCCATCGGTTGCGGCTGGCGCAGCATCGGCGTTGACGCCCCAGTCTTTACCCACACCCATCCCCACTACTCCTGTTTCTGTAAGGAAACCTTTCGCTATCAAAGTCTTATACTCAGAACCAACAGACAAACTTACGACTGCACTTGAACCAACATCAAACCAGCCATCGACTGACAACCCATCAACGGTATATAACACTGTTTCTGATCTTTTGTTATCTAATAACAATGTAGTGTCGTCTGAACTAACCAGCATGTTGTCTAGTAATATTAACAATATACTCCGAAATATGGACGACAGGGTTAAATCTAGAGTGTCCGCCGACATGAATAGAATACTGAAGAACTTGATTCCCAGGGCTATAGACGGTTTAGATGACAATGTAGATTCTACCCCAAATACCACACCCTACAGTGTGGAGGAGATCAAAGACACAGAAAACGTAAATTTCGATgttaacttaaatataaatggtAACCCTGCGTCCCTTGATCTTCTTCAAACTGCAGGTACCACCAGCAATGTAAATATCACAAATGGTGTTGCTAATACAGTTAATGGTGTAGAACAGCCTGATTTTACTCAGGATGGTAATAACCAAGGTTTTTCACAATTAGCTAGTATTTTGCCAGAATCAAACGAAGGACGAACGACGACAGCTAACCAAAATAGATTAATAACTGTTCCCACAACTACGGTAACCGTAACACCTGATACTGTCAGTGCTAATTTAGCTTCGTCATTCGTTCCTGAAAATGACGATAGTATTGTTATTGAGAGGGAGGTTAACAATAATACTGCATCCAATAGTCCGAATGTTCCCGTCCCATTTTTAACGAACTTTCAAATAGAAGATTTCACTACACAGGATTCAGGTAATTTTAATAACACATCCGTTTTGCAAAGTGAACCTATACCCTTCGCTGCAACACCATCTCAAAATGACGACAATCCTAACATTCAGGACATCAATGACGTGACACCCCTTCAGCTGTGGATATTATCTAAAAAAGCCCGAGTACTGAAAATGATTGAAGACCTTATACGTGACCATAACAACGAACTGGCTAATGCCACTGCACTGACAGATATGTTTAGACAATCAGATAACTCTCCTATATCTGAACGACTGACTGAAATAATGAGTACAATGAATACTACGACTATATCAACCGACTCcgatgactcttctctttctacTACTCCTTCTCTTCCTCTTCCTCTTTCTACCTTGCCCTCAAACGAATCTTTCGAAGCTGGCCTCACTACAAGTACCATGTCGTCAGAAGTCGCCATCAGTAATGAATCGTTTACAACGGTATCAGCTCGTTTAGATGACATTAGTACAAGTACATCTTCTACATCGAGCAATGCAGAGACTGCTACTGCTATGTCAACGACGGAAGCTACCGTTGAGCTATCGAATAGATCGCTAATCGAGTCCAAAACGGCTACAACTATACAGGAAACAACCACGCAGAGTATTGAAACGGTCACGCCTTCAGACGTCGCAACCACAACGCAAGTGAATCAAGAAACTACGATTCAAAATGATATCGAAACAACTACCGAG ATATCGACATCGGCACTTAATTTAAAAGATAGCAGTAGAGGTGTAACTACTGTGGCTAGTAAGCCAGCTGAGCAAAGCACAGCCTCGCATGTTTTGAGTTTACGCACAACTACAATGCTACCCTCTGTCGATGAGATTCTGCTTAATAGTTTATCTTCGGCCGCTAAAGAGGAAATGGTTATATCATCAATGACGAGTTCCACTCGCCAGCCTACAATATTAACACTGGATATTGATCCGGAG ACCAAACAAATACGCACTGAAAAGCCTGGTGAAATTAAATTCATATCAATCGACGAAGTGACCACAACTTCATCTCCAACTTCGAATGTCTTGAAGTTGGCTTCCAGCAAATCACCCACTACAACTGTAACTAGTCAAATGCAGACAGTTACCGAGTCTAGTACACAGACACCACAGATTCCAACACAAGTACAAAATGATGATCAAACAACTACGATTCAAGTAGCTGCAAGAACGATTACGAACGTTGTCTCAGAATCAACCACCGTGCAAAGCGTGCTAACGACAAGCACTACTGAGGCTAGCACAACTCCATTAGCAAGCACTGAACCGGTCACAACTACGACCATGGCTCCAGTGACAACGACCACAGAAACTACGACGACTACTGCGAAAGCGATAGAAACAACGACCGAAGTTAGAACTACTTTAAGAACAACGACTGCACCACCAACGACTTCTGCACCGACTACTGCTGCTGAAACTATAATCCCATCGACAGCTACCCCTGCACCAACAGAACGAGTTACTAAAGAGGATATAAAAAGATATCAAGAAGATGCAGCacttttagaagcaattttaaGTGGCTCTGAACGTCTTCCTAAAAAATTAAACTTCAATAATTTAGATCAAAACACCGGTACTTCATCAGTTAATACTCAAACGAAGCTAGCATCGGGAACTAAACAGAGCGACACCGATAAACTTTTACAAGAACTTCTCTTGGTCGCTGGCAAAAATCCGAATACTCTAACGGTTCCAAATATTGGAGGTATCATTAACAGCGTGCAAACTACAACAGCTCGTTCCATAGAAGATGATATACGACAATTTGAAGAGGATACTAAATTGTTGAAAGCCCTGTTAGCAGCTACAGGACAAGACCCAGCCAAATTTAACATACCGACTCTAGACATTAAAACTACAACATTAGTTCCTACAAcagaaacaacaacaacatctaAACCCACTGAAACAACCACACCGTCAATAGACGGAGACATAACTCGATTCCAAGAAGATGCTAAACTTTTACAAGCGCTTCTACAGGCTACCGGTCAAAATAATGGAAACTTTAAAATCCCTGATATAACGGGAATAACTTCACATGTCAGAATAGCGTCTAATCCGCGCACGACATCCCTGGGGTCAAATCCTACAACCCCGATAAATGTTAGGCCAATATACACAACATTGAGAACGACGACGTTGCCCCCTACCACTGTTACTGTACCTACTACGTTCCAGCTTCGTGCAACCGACTCTACAACCGCTCGGATATCTACCACATTCCCGCCATTCAGAAGAAGACCAACTGCAACTGTATCTACGGATCCAACAACTGTAGCGACCGCTCGAAGAGTTCCAATACCTGGCTTCACTGTAACAACAGAGCTTCCTACATCATCTACTTTTTCAGTTCAAGAAGATTTAGCTTTCCTGAACAATCTG AAATCTGTCCTTAACACAAATACAGATAGTACGGATCCTGAAGCGGCATTAGCGAATCGCATCATAGCTCTTGCAGTAGACAGAAgtttgaatgaaattaaaacagGGCAAGGAACTGAGCGCACGGGAAAGAATCTGGTACCTACTACGGCCCCCACCACAACAACCACAACCACAACGACCACAACCACAACGACCACCACAACACCGCGGCCTACCACAGCTGCTCCTAGCACACCATCCATCGAAGATGATTTGAGACAGTTTCAAGAAGATACTAAACTCTTGCAGGCTTTGCTCAAGGCAACCGGACAAGATCCATCTAAACTTAACTTACCGACAATACCAAACATAAACGCTAATGTGAGTCCAAAAATACCACCAGGAGTTCACAGAGAACTAAATCTTCTCTCAAATCTTCTTGCTTCACCCTCACCTCTCAATGAGCCGTTCGATTCTCTCACGCAGAAACCAAAAGAACAAATGAAGACGACTATCACAACAACTCCTAAACCTTTCGGAGCAAAGATTGCAGTAAAAGATGACGTTAAAAATGTACAAGATGACGGGAAATTGTTACAAACTTTAATAAAATTGCAGGGCGTGCAAGAAACCACGACGCAAAAGAGTAAAATTGCTATTACAG GGCAATCAACAGACGAAGCATTAAAGAAACTGATCCAGCAAACGAAGTCGCCAGGTATGGTGCAGGATGCGACCAAGATGCCGATTGCGATCAGCACGGAATACGGCAAAAGCAACGACGCACTCCTCGCTGCCCTGCTGAAGGAGCAAGGCTTCGGACCTACCACCGCCAGCTCTTTGGACGAGCAAATCCGTCTCGCC GCATTGCTCAATCAAGTGGTAGTGACGCCGAAAGCTAGGCGGACGACGACGCCGCTGCCGCCACCACCACCGCCGGCGCCGAGAAGACCGATCCTGGACGGGCTGGCGTGGCTCTGGCAACAGTGGCGAGAGACGGGGCCTGGGACAGGAGCCAAGAGACCAAATAGAAGACCAGATCCGTCCCCTACGGCCGCGGTGTCCGCGTCCCAGGCGACGAGCAACAGGGTCAACTGGTTTGGCTCGGGGCCTTTCGTCGGGAACGCGGACGATAAGCCAAACAACAGA ATACCTCTGGACCCCCCGAGGGCAGTGACCTCGGAGCAGACCCCGGGACGAGGGCAGCTGGTGTCCGCAGCGATTAACGTCACCAGGGCCTTTTCGCAGTTCTTGGGGGCTGCGATACAG GGTGCCGCCCAGACTGTCCAGAGCGTGATCCGAGCGGGGCAGCGCGCAGCAACTGATGTGTACAGCAATGGTTCCGGGGCGTCAGGATAA